CCCGGAAATCAGTGTAATTCCCACTGTTGCTACCACCGTAAGTTCTGGACAAAATCCGAGACCTGCCACGACTCAGGGCAACCATGCGCACGACCCCAGGACCAATCCACTGGCTCCACACCCAGACGACATCACTACTAACCAGCGACGGCAAAATACTGGGTCTGGAGACCCTCCTAACCCCACACCGTCCAGGGTTCAGTTCCAGACACCCAAGGATTCCCACAGAGGTCTTAATTCTGACCGACATCACCATAGTTCGTCGGGAGAGTCAAATTCAGATCACAGTTATTCATCATCGTCCTCTATCACTCACATCGGAGTTCGGGTAGCGAGAAACGCCATTCACCCAGCGTTTTCGCTCGTGATCACGGTGCCATTGCCAGAAATTGAAAGTTATCGTTTTCTGGTGATGGTTCTATGACCAGCGATGAATTTCTGAGACACCTGGTCGTATTAATGCGCAGCGCTAGGATTGGCCGAGCTGATCGTCTCGCAGTATTACCAGAGGTCTTCAAGGGCAAAGCTGAAGTCTGGTTTAGCGTAAATTGCCACCTATGGTCGAATTGGGAGTCATTCCAATCAGAATTCTTGATGTGGTTCAAGAGTGGTGGTCGTCAACGCGAAATCAGGGCTGATATTCGCGCACGAAATCAGGGCCTGAAGGAAAATGCCCGCGATTACTTGATCTGCAGAACTTATATTCTCGGCTAAGACACCCACCGTCAGAACGCTCACAAGTCAAACGGGCAACAAAAGGGTTGTTACCCGCCTACTGGGATCACTGTCCACTCGGTGATTTCGATACATATCACTCTCTACTTATGAAAGCCACCCAGGTCGAGGAGAGATGGGAAGCAATCATCGCCAACCACCGCCAAGAGAAGAAACGAAAGTGAAAGAATCTTCATATTCCGCGGGTATTAGACCTCCTAGGGACCACAGAGGTGCTTTACACGCGGTTGACACTCCGGCCGAACATTCTGACTCAACCAGTGGTTTACAGCCGGGACTGGGGACGAAAAAGAAGCGAAGATCTCGTCGATCTCGCCAGCAGAGGGCTGCTGAGCAACATTTGGCACCTGTGACACCTGGTGGACCTAACCAGTCGACAAAACAGATTACCAAGGCAACTGCAAAGACTGCTGAGCAGTGTGGAAATCCACAGAACCCGCCAGCGAGTCAGTAGCAGGTCCAATTTGCGCAGATTCACGGTGCCATTCCCAAGAACCCTTCCGTACAGCATCAACAACCTCCGAGGGTGTCAAATCCACCTGCCAGTAATTCTCCGAGAGGTCCAATGACTTCACATGGTGGCAATCGATCGCCTCCTGGATTCAGCCACAATAATAATCAGTCATTTGCCCGTAATCCGGGTCAAATGGGACAAAACAGAATCAATCGCCCAAGAATCTGTTACAATTGTGGCTCACTGGAACATTTAGGCTACTTCTGTCACGAACCACGCCGGGACGTATGCATGAGGTGCGGAAAGGTTGGAAAGACTGCCGTTACATGTGTTTGTAACGTAGAAAGCCGTCCCAACGCTTTCCAATTACCAAAAAACGACGACGCAGCCCGCCAGTAGAGAGTGGCGGTGCTGGACGTTTATCAATCCCTCCAACAACAGTCACTAGGGCGCGGGTTTCGATGAGTTTACGTCTTATTGTTGTCCAGGCGGATATTCATGCTGTTTCTGATCCACCGTGCGAGGCCAAGTGTGAAAAAGATGCCACACTTGATGAATTAACCGCGGTGGATGATCGTACAGCTGTTTCAGTGCCGTTTATAAATCAACTCGGTGATGaaaatgatgatttttggcGTCTACGTCATGGTAAATCTCGACCGCAGGTTGACATCCACGCGGGTACTCGTCAAAAGGTCGCAATAATCGATACCGGAGCTAAAACAACTGCTTTTGGTGACTTCACGAGAGAATTAATGGCTGATGGTTTTCCATGTCTGTTTGAAGCTCGACCGACTCGTTTTGGGATGGCAAACCGAACGACTGACGTGAGTGGAGGCGTGGTAAACGTGAAAATGACCCTCGATGGTGTTGAAGAGGTCATATTTCCGGTCCATTATATTCCTCGGTTGGGAAGTTTGAATTTGATCTGTACcgatttcataaattatataaatatggaaTTGGACCTGAGAAACCGATCTTGGCGTATGCGCAATGGTACCTGGCATGAATTAATGTTCGAACCTGAAATTAATTCGCGACCTGAAGATGTCGCAGCTGTGCATGAACTCACTGAAGATGAAACCAAACAGTTACACGAGTTCTTGAACTTTCAACAGAAACTAATGCCACCTGGTTTGGGATTGACCTCGTTGGTTGAGCATGACATTAGTCTCAAAGACGAGCGACCGATTAAACAGCGAGTTTATCGTCGATAACCAGTGGTTCTTCAGGCATTACACGAGGCAATTGACAAGATGCTCGAAGATGACATCGTTGAACCTGCTCTAGCGTCTGAATGGTTCAGTCAGCCTATTATGGTGAAGAAACCCGACGGAACATATCGCATATGCGTAGACTTTCGCGATGTGAACAACGTAACTGAAAAAGACACGTATCGACCGCCGGATATGATTGAGATTCTCGAGAAATGTTGTGATGCACATTATATTACGACACTCGATATGAACTTTGCGTTTTGACAAATCCTAATGAGTCCAAATAGTCGAAAATATACTGCTTTTTGGGTTCCCGGTCGTGGTCTTTTCCAATACAAACGTATGCCGATGGGGTTATGCAACGCTCCCGCGAGTTTCCAGCGTGTGATGGATAAGATAATTACGCCTGATTTATCTCCGTTTTTATTCGCGCATCTGGACGATATAATTATCGTAACCCCGACTTCCAAGAAACATCTGGAGATGTTGGAAGTCGTTTTGAGTTGTTTACGAGGCGCTGGGTTTACTTTAAACTTcgacaaaagtaaattttgccAACAGCAAGTACGATTTTTGGGCTTTTTACTGGACAAAAGGGACTCAGGCCAGATCTTGAGAAAACTGAAACGATATTGAACTACCCGTGGCCtaaaaatgttaaacaaaTACGTCACTTCAATGGCATGATTAATTGGTACCATCGCTATTTGAAAAACGTCGCGTGCGTAGCTGGTCCATTATATCGCTTGACGCGGAAAGATGTACCCTGGCGATGGACTGAGGCTGAAGAAGAGTCTTTTCAGTCTTCCAAGAAAGCACTCGCGGAAGCTCCAGTCTTGTCAACACCTGACTACACGCTACCGTTTACGTCATATACGGATGCGAGTCAGTGTGAACTCGGTGCAGTCCTAGTTCAACGTAACGGCAATCGTGAATACCTGATTGTGCGCGCGAGTAAAGCCTTGACCAGCGCCGAATCCAACTACAGTACGACTGAAAAGGAATGTCTTGCGGTAGTTTGGGCCGTACGTAAATTTAGACATTACCTTGaaggttttaaatttacagtcGTAACTGATCATGCCAGCCTCCAGTGGCTCATGAATGCTCGAGATCCGACGGGAAAATTAGCCCGGTGGGTTATGGAGCTCTCCAAGTACGATATGAAGATCGAATATCGGAAAGGGGCGGAAAACGAAGCCCCGGATGCTCTCTCGCGTATCTACGAATACCAGGAATCTACCGAGAGTCAAGTCAACGCACTGGGCGAGGCTGGAAATGATGAGGGGTATGAAGAAAAGTGTCGTTTGTTGATTTCAGATCCAAACGCACTACCCGATTATCACTACGAGAATGGTAGGCTGTATCGACGACGGCCTAACTCGATGAGACAGTTCCTCGGTGAAGAAGATAACGACTGGAAAATAGTCGTACCAGTCAATCGACGAGAACGACTTCTTCAGGAACTCCACGATCATCCACAATCTGGACACTTGGGCGTCCAGAAGACATACGCACGGGCGTTATTGAGGTATTATTAGCCTGGAATGTTCCATGATATACAGAGATATCAATAGAGATCAGTAGAGACATATCAAGAGATATGTCAATACTTGTGAACGATGTCTTGAGTCTAAACCAGTTCAGAGCAAACCAATCGGGTTTATAACTCCGAGGATACCCAGTGAGCCTTGGGAAGTAGTAACCGCGAATACGATGTCGTTTACGCGTTCTCGTGCGGGTTATTCATATTTACTTGTTCTTGAAGACCTATACAGTCGGTGGATCGAGGGCGTGCCCGTTCGAGCTGCAAACGGGAAAACTGTAGCCATGAGCCTTCGACAGTTCGTCCTTAATCGTTGGGGCGTTCCGCGCGTATTCTGGACCGATAACAGAAGCAAGTATTTGATCAGAGATGTCTCTGATCTCATTCAGGAGTGTGGTATTCAACATACTACCACACCACGGTATCATGCCCAAGCTAACCCAGTTGAAAGAGTCAACCGTAATCTGAAGACCATGATTATGAGTTACCTGGGTGATGATCATCGTGACTAGGATGTAAATATTCACGAATTCCAGTTTGCATACAATACTGCGGTTCATGAATCACTCGGTGTGACTCCCGCGTATTTAAACTTGGGCCGTGATCCATGTCCTATTCGCAACTGTCGATCTTCATTATCAGCATTATAATCCTCATTACCATAGTCATCATCATGTTTATCACGACCAGAATTATAAAGATCATGATCACGATCATGATCATAGTGACCATTGTCATAATCCTCCTCATGATCATGATGATCATCGTCATTATCACTATCATGATTATCATGATCACCATCACGATCACGATAATGATCATCATGATCACTATCATGGTTATCACGATCACCATTATGATCATCATGATCACCATCATGATCATCATGGTCACCATCATGATCATCATGGTAACCAACATGATCATGATGATCACCAACATGATCATCATGATCACTATTATGTTCATCATGATCAACATCTTAATCATCATGATCATCATGATCACTATTATGATCATCATGATCATCATGATCAACATCTTAATCATCATGATCACCATAAAGATCATCACGATTACTATCGTTATCAccattatgattattatgatcCTCATCACCATAATCATTATCATGTTTATACAGGTCATGATCACCATCATGATCATAATGATCATTGTCATGATCACCATTATGATCTTCATCattataatcatcatcatgatTATAAAGATCATGATCACAATGATAGCCATCAAGATCACTAGAATGATTAAAATGATCACCATCATGATCCTCATCACCATAATCATGatcatgatgatgattatcattatcacGATCACTGTCATGATCATCATGATTGAAATCACGATCACAATCATGATCATTATGAATTCCATTATGATCATCATGATTCCCGTCATAATCATCATGATCACCATATAGATCATCACGATCACCATCATTATCACcataatgattattatgatCACCATCACGATCATCATGATTACTATCTTGATCGTTATGATCACTATTATGATCCCGATCaccataatcatcatcatctttatACATGTCATGATCACCATTATGATCACTATCATGATCGTAATGATCACCATCATGATCACTATCATGATCATAATGATCACCATCATGATCACTATCATGATCCTTATTACTATAATCACCAACATGATCATCACGATCGCTATAATTATCATGATGGTCACCATTATGATCATCATGATAACAATTATGACCATCATGATCATCATGATCATAATCACCATCATGATCATCATGATCATAATCACCATCATGATCATCATGATCATAATCACCATCATGATCATCATGATCATAATCACCATCATGATCAGCATGATCATCATGATCACTATTATGATCATCATGATTATTCTGATCATCATTATGATCATCGTGATCACCATAATGATTATCATGTTCACCATCATGATCTTCAACACTATAATCATCATGACGGTTATCATGATCAGCATTTAAAAGATCGTGATCACTATCATGGTCACCATCATGAACATAATGATCGTTGTCTTGATCAACATTATGATCATGATGACCATAATGATCACCATCATGATCACAACCATGATTACCATCATGACCAATATCATGACCACGATTGTGTTCACTTTCATGATGACCACGATGGTAATTATGATGCACATGATTGTGGTCATGATGATGATCATGATGGTGATAATGATGATCATAATGGTGATCATAATGATCATGATAATGCTCATGATGGTAATCATGTCgattattatggtaataattatgatgatgatcatgatgattatg
The sequence above is drawn from the Microplitis demolitor isolate Queensland-Clemson2020A chromosome 3, iyMicDemo2.1a, whole genome shotgun sequence genome and encodes:
- the LOC103571319 gene encoding uncharacterized protein DDB_G0290685-like; translation: MGEHNRGHDIGHDGNHGCDHDGDHYGHHDHNVDQDNDHYVHDGDHDSDHDLLNADHDNRHDDYSVEDHDGEHDNHYGDHDDHNDDQNNHDDHNSDHDDHADHDGDYDHDDHDGDYDHDDHDGDYDHDDHDGDYDHDDHDGHNCYHDDHNGDHHDNYSDRDDHVGDYSNKDHDSDHDGDHYDHDSDHDGDHYDHDSDHNGDHDMYKDDDDYGDRDHNSDHNDQDSNHDDRDGDHNNHYGDNDGDRDDLYGDHDDYDGNHDDHNGIHNDHDCDRDFNHDDHDSDRDNDNHHHDHDYGDEDHDGDHFNHSSDLDGYHCDHDLYNHDDDYNDEDHNGDHDNDHYDHDGDHDLYKHDNDYGDEDHNNHNGDNDSNRDDLYDVDHDEHNSDHDDHVGDHHDHVGYHDDHDGDHDDHDGDHDDHNGDRDNHDSDHDDHYRDRDGDHDNHDSDNDDDHHDHEEDYDNGHYDHDRDHDLYNSGRDKHDDDYGNEDYNADNEDRQLRIGHGSRPKFKYAGVTPSDS